The nucleotide sequence accgggactattaggtgtttttttACTTGTGGGCTAATGTCCTGGACTGAGATTACTCGGCGTTACTTTAAGTTAACGAACCTGAATTCTAGTTAAGTTGATTACTATATATATGGGCCACCAATCTTGGACTGAGCTGAAATTTAGTGGGCCAAAATTTTAGATGGGCTTTTGACAACATGGCTGGCACGTTAGATCCATGTCATATGATGTCGTGGTAGGCAAGTTAACGCCGTTAGGAGCGTGAGAGCTAACTGCCATCGATGACGGCTAAAAGCCGTCATGGTCCGTCACGGTTTTGGATGATCCGTCATGGAATGCGTGgtggtcaaattatgacgcgatatacatgacggcaACCAGTTCCGTCATGCGTGCCCTTCTTTGACGGTTTTGCGCAGGTCCATGATGGACTGAAACTGTCACGTATTAACAGATTTCTTATAGTGCATTCCCTGCCCCACTATCGCCTATCTACACCTTCCAAACCTCCTCCCACCAGCACCAAAAAACGCCACCAGCAACATCTTCAACTAACATCCCCGTCTCTAGCGCCACCGAACTATGTCCCCCTTCCATTCCCGCTCTTGGGTCGCCTATATCCGCCTACCAAGCCAGATCACCCGATTCGGAGCTCGTAGCTGCAACCGCAAACTCCggagccacccccccccccccccccctccccccctcctcgCATGCGCGCCATGCTGACCTCCCTTGAGGCTAGGAATCGAGCTATGGTGCCTCTCAGCCTCCCCCATGCTCATCACTGCTCCATTCATGGCGAGCTCCCGCCCGCCACCACGCTGTCCGACCCACGACACACACAATGTGTTCTATGAAATGGCTAGTAGGCACATGTGTTTTTTGGTGATAATGTGGGAAAAAGTTTTCTTTTTTAATATAATAGAAGGCACAACAGAATGCAGCCTTTCATGACCCCGCAAAAAAGAACAAGAATGGAGCCTTCATAAACTCAGAATTTTTTATACTTTGGTTTTGGGCACTTAAGTTTTGGGCATGGAATCGTGAAGACTGAGCCAATTATACGATTTGCAGTTATTGAAACGATCGCTgatcttatgggatcaaattagtGCTGTCAGTTGTTTCCATGTTTATCGGGTTTTAGTTGTAACCTACTATACTTTGTATATCGCGCGTGGGAATGCTCCTGGTATATTCATGGATGGAAACCAACAATATATACGCCGCCATTTATGCAAAGTCTTTGTCTTCTAGGTTAGCTTCAGTTCAATCAGGGTCTCGTTTGTACCTTATGGCGCCGCTATGCCACGTCtaccgcctcctccctcctccctcctccctcctctaccGTCCATGATGGCACCACAATGCCATGGCAGACCGCGTCGGACATGGTGGCGTGGCGCAGCGAACCTTGGTCCACGTCGGAGCTCGTCGAGGTCCATGGGTACTCCCAGCGGGCCAAGGGTATCGGCACCGGCGGACACGTCAGTTCTGAGACATTCAGCGCGCTGGGCTATGACTGGCGTGTGAACATCCGGCAGCGGCTGGGTCTCCGTCTACCTGCAGATCCGGGCTAGCCGCGCCAACGACAATGGCTACACTGTCATGGCGTGGTTCAGCATCTGCTTGCTCGGCCAAGACAGGCGAGAGGTACCATCGTGGTCTTAATCGATCCTGGTCCCCGCCGAAGAGCTCCGCCATGAACACCGAGGACCGAGCGGCGACCAAAACCTTTCAGCCGGAGAACGGCGCCGCAACGACGTGTGGTGCAGGTCAATGACATGGAGCCGAGAGTCTTCCATGCCATGCTCGAATTCATCTACACCACGGACGCACTGCCTGCCGACGTCGATGACACGGTGGAGATGGCCCAACACACCCCCTCGTGGCGGCCGACATGTATGATCTGCAGAGGCTGATGTTGATCTGCGAGGAGATGTTATGTGACAACATTGACACGCGTACGCAGCGACCACCCTGACGCTGGCTGAGCAGCATGGTTGCCGCGGGCTCAAGGAGGCGTGCATGTACTACCTCGCGTCACCGGGCAACCTAGAGGCCGTCATGGTGAGCGATGGCTTTCCGCACCTAATGGAGAGCTGCGCCGCCCTCCACAGGGCCATCATCGACCAGGCCGCCGTCTCTGGCTCCCACATTCTTAAGATAGTCGGCTACTCAGAGACCAAAATGCTCGGTTACGGCAATTGCATCACGCTCACGGTGTTCGTGGTCGGAGGCCCGCGATGGTGCTTGGAGTACGACCCCGAGGGCCATAGCTTGGAACACGCCGGGTGGATATCCATCTTTGTCAGGCTCCATGGCCCGATGCCATTCGAGCCACTACCGCCAAAGTGCAGTACACAAGCTTTTAAATAGAGTACAAGATCATTTACCAAAATAGAGTACACAACAAAACAAGGACTTGTATAGCGGGCGATATTGCGGATAGCGGACGATATAACGGTCTAACAAGTGATATTGCGCCCGCATCATGACAACACGCTATTTTCTAACGCAGCCTTAAACTAATAGCGGCAGGGTGACACTACCGCTGTGCGGCCGCAATAGCTAAGGTAGCGGACGCTATTTAAAAGCTTGGCAGTACAAGATCAGCTTGCTTGCCCTCAACGGGAAACCGGCTGCGTGTCGACCACGGAGTTCCCCGGCGTTCACTGCCTCCACCGCTGCTCGTCGGCGTCAAGTTCTTGTTTTAAAGGCCTTTGCGACATGAGTCCAAATATGTATAAAAGAGATGAAATCAGAATTTAAAAGATATGAGCGAATTGGGTTAGCAAAGGTGAAATAACGGGTGCATTTGCtcgggagggagaagagagagaaTGTGCAGCGCATGcatgcaagtactccctccgtttcaaaatagatgactcaactttatactaaaacgttccaaaatagatgactcaactttatactagttttagtacaaagttgagtcatctattttggaacggagagagtaagAGCCTGTTTGGGACTGCTCTGTTCCTTAAAATTCAGCTCTGCTCCAGAAAACACAAGCCAAACGGGGTAGCTCCACGATATGCCGCTCCACAAAAAAACTAGAATCTGGGGCACAACTCTCAGTTTTTTATGAAGCTCTTCAGGGGGTGCTCCAAAAAAACTCTAGAAGTTGGAGTTGGGtggaaattacccaccactgccaccagtaagtggataCCCCTTCGTTTCTCCCCCCTCGACCAATCAAATAGATCCTTTCCACCAAATGTCTCATTTTTTAAGCTGGAGCTAGATGGAAGCCAAACATTCTCTTTGATAGTGCTACAACTTCTGGATGAAACTGCTCCAAAGTAAATCTAGTGGAGCGAAACTGATTTTGATGAAGCGGAGCAGTCCTAAACAGGCCCTAAGTACTATACCATCTGAGTGACTGGAAAAAAAACGGACTGTACCAAAGTATGGGACCTACCGCGCCATAGTGTGTATTTCATTTGAAAAACAATTCGCGAGTTATACATTATTCTGACGCACGAATCTTGAGAACTGAATGAACTGCCGAGGATCTACCAGTACCTAGCAGAACCGCTCAGTTTTCCGCTTTCATGAATTACCCGTGAATATACGCAAAGGTGTAAAGAATTTCGAAGCAAACCCTGAATGGTTGATGCTTCACCGGTCACCGTTATGTAACAGTTCCGTTAGAAAACTATTTGCGCATTTTCTCCGCTTGATCTAGGTGTCCCCGCTGGAAGCAAATCGTATGGCAAAAAAAAGTGATAGGAACAACAACAAAATTCAGGCAACTGTGACATAGACGCTCCCTTTACCTCACCAACACAAGAGACATGTTCACATAGTATGTGTAGAGAAATGACATTCTACAGTGTATTGTCCGTTGTTACTGTTACTGGCGATAGCATTTGCTCAAGAAACAGATCAGGTGCTCGGAATGGCAATGTcatttgctcagctcctcttattcAGCCTACCGGGGGATTGTTGAATCTTTTGCCCCACTTTATTTGGGGTATGATAACTTGCCCCATTTCTCTCAGCCTACCACGCATTACTTTGCCATGGTGATATCACACCTGATACTAAAAGCATCGTCATTCAGGTAGCCCGATTCCTCCAGGACCTTCCTCTCCACGAGTTCACCGCCCCGCTTCCCTCTGCCGGTGAACTTGCATCGTCCTTTGCTAGCGATTCTACACGACGCCACCGGGCTCCCGTCAAGGGCAAGCAAACTGATCTCGTACCGTGCTTTGGCGGTGGTGCCCCAAATGGGGTCGGAGCGATCAAGCCCGATAAGGACGGATATCCAATCGGTGTTTTCTGGGCTATGGCCGTCGGGGTAGTACTCCATGCACCAGCGACGGCCTCCGATGACGAACACCTTGGACGTGAGGCAATTGCCGTAGCCGAGCGTTTTGGTATGGGAGTAGCCGACTATCTTGACAATGTGTGACCCGGACACGGCCGCGGCCTGGTCTACGATGGCCCTGTGGAGGGCGGGGCAGCTCTTCGTCAGGTGTGTAAAGCCGTCGCTCGCCATGACGGCCTCTAGGTTGCCCGGCGACGCGAGGTGGTACATGCACGCTTCCTTGAGCCCACGGCAACCATGCTGCTCGGCCAGAGTCAGAGTGGTCGCCGCCGTGCTCGTGTCAATGTTGTCACACAACATGTCCTCGCAGATCAACTTCAGCCTCTGGAGATCATACCTGTCGGCCGCCACGAGGAGGTGCTGGGCCATCTCCACCGTCTCGCCGGCGTCAATCTCGGGCAGTGAGTCCGTGTAGATGAAGTCGAGCATAGCCTCGAAGACTCTTGGCTCCATGTCATCGACCCGTACTACACGACTGTTCTCCGGCTGCATCATCGGGCCAAAGAGCTCTGCCATGAATACCGGGGACCGAGCGGTGACCATGTACTTGTGCGCCGGGAACAGCTCACCGCCGACCGAGAACGTCACGTCCCCTCCCCGTTCGCTCCTCAGGAGGGCAAGGAGCTGCCGATGCAGGTCGGACGGCGGGACAACGACGGGCCGCGGGGTAACGGCGGGTTCGGAGCACATGTCATAGACGGCGACTTCGCAGCTGACTCTGAAACAATCGTCATCTCCCACGTAGGCCTCCAAGGCGTCAACCTCGATGAACCGGCGATATCCACGTTCTTCCTCGGGAGCGAAGGGGACGATCTTGTTCCGCCTCCACTGTCTGCTGTACGACGGCACCTCTTGTCTGTCCTGGCCGAGTAAGGAGATGCTGAACCGCGCCATGGCAGTCAAGCCGTCGTCGTTGGCGCGGCTAGCCTGGATCTGCAGGTAGACGGAGACCCAGCCGGCGTCGGACGAACTCTTGCCGTCGGGGTAGATCTTCACGCACCAGTCATAGACCCCGGCGCCGAACGCGTCGGAGGTCATGTGTCCGCCAGTGCCGACACACTTGGCGCGCCCAAAGTACCCGTCGATCTCGACGACCTTCGATCCGAACCAGGGTGTCCTGCGCCACGCCACAATGTCCGAGGCGGTCTGCCATGGCGGCGTCAGGGTGGCTAGTGGCGTCGCCGGCACTGGTGGATTGGCGGTGTCATCGTCGAgggtggaggaggaaggagacggtGGACGTGACATTAGCAGCGCCGCAAGCACACAAACAAGACCCCGATCGAAGGGTGAAACACCAAAGCTTTGCATAAATGGTGAGGTATTATTTGGTTTCCATCATGTGCTCTTCGCCGGAAATCAATCACGAGTATCCTGGTTAATTATGTGCGATATACACGGATGGTAGGTTACAACAAATTAACGTTAAACATGGGAGCGGTTAACAGCATTGATATGATCCCATACCGATAAGACCTGCGATAGTTACTACGACCGCAATTGACTGGGATTCATTCAATTTCAACCACGTGATGGACCACGAAAATGGTTTCCATCAAACGTCTGGTACAAAGTGTTTCCCGGGAATTTTTGACAAGCAAATTGATGCAAATGtgtatcatgtactccctccgtttctaaatatttgtctttctagagatttcaacgagtgactacatatggagcaaaatgagtaaatctacacactaaaatatgtctatatacatccgtatgtggtagtccatttga is from Triticum aestivum cultivar Chinese Spring chromosome 1B, IWGSC CS RefSeq v2.1, whole genome shotgun sequence and encodes:
- the LOC123097650 gene encoding BTB/POZ and MATH domain-containing protein 1-like encodes the protein MQSFGVSPFDRGLVCVLAALLMSRPPSPSSSTLDDDTANPPVPATPLATLTPPWQTASDIVAWRRTPWFGSKVVEIDGYFGRAKCVGTGGHMTSDAFGAGVYDWCVKIYPDGKSSSDAGWVSVYLQIQASRANDDGLTAMARFSISLLGQDRQEVPSYSRQWRRNKIVPFAPEEERGYRRFIEVDALEAYVGDDDCFRVSCEVAVYDMCSEPAVTPRPVVVPPSDLHRQLLALLRSERGGDVTFSVGGELFPAHKYMVTARSPVFMAELFGPMMQPENSRVVRVDDMEPRVFEAMLDFIYTDSLPEIDAGETVEMAQHLLVAADRYDLQRLKLICEDMLCDNIDTSTAATTLTLAEQHGCRGLKEACMYHLASPGNLEAVMASDGFTHLTKSCPALHRAIVDQAAAVSGSHIVKIVGYSHTKTLGYGNCLTSKVFVIGGRRWCMEYYPDGHSPENTDWISVLIGLDRSDPIWGTTAKARYEISLLALDGSPVASCRIASKGRCKFTGRGKRGGELVERKVLEESGYLNDDAFSIRCDITMAK